The Syntrophorhabdus sp. genomic sequence CCACGAATCCACGGTGAGCCGCATAACGACCAGCAAGTACATGAGCACCCCCCACGGCGTGTACGAGATGAAGTTCTTCTTCCCGACGAGCATAAACAAGGGAGAGGGGGACCCCCTTTCGACGAACGTCGTCATGGACCTCATAGCGGAACTCGTCAAAAAAGAGGACAAGAAGAAGCCGCTGACCGATGACGAGATAACCCACACCCTGAAATCGCGCCACGACATCAACATAGCGCGCCGTACGGTAGCGAAATACAGGGAGATACTGAATATACGGTCTTCACGGGAAAGGACGGTGATCGATTAAAGAGACAGATTCCGGATACGGGGAAACCTGGGCAGAGCACACAGGCTCTTCGTGGATTAACCTAATACTTTCGGGGAATTGGATTGACACCATCCGGCATATCTGTTATTAATAGGCTCCAAGGTTGGTCCACGCCAACCTTATTTTTGTGAGTGGAGGCACTATGGATATCACAACCAGCTTCAGGCACATTGATACCAGCGAAGATGTAAAGCGGTATGTTGAAGACAAGCTCTCCCGCCTGCAAAAGTACGTGGAGACGCCTCTCGACATCCACGTGGTCATCTCCCTCGAGCGGAAATATCGCCAGCGTATCGATGTCATGTTCACCATCAATGGGGTCGTCATCAATGCCCATGAGGTAATGGATGATATCTATGCGGCGATCGACAAGATACTGGACAAGCTCGAACGGAGACTGACAAAGTACCGTGACAAGATGAAGGAATACCGCGAGAGCAAGCTGAAACGCACCGCCGCGCAGCCTGCGGGCGAGGAGCCCGCCATCATCGTATCGAGGACCGTGGACGCAAAGCCCATGGACCCCGAGGAGGCCGTGATGCAGCTTACGGCGTCGGGGGACATGTTCATGGTCTTCCGCGAAAGGGAACGTGACAACGTCTGCATCGTTTACAAACGCAAGGATGGAAAGTTCAGTCTCATAGAAACGGCAGGGAAGGGACCGTGAGGCTTACCGACATACTGAAAGAATCCTCGGTCATCTCCGATATCAGGGGTACCACCAAGGAGGAGATACTTACCGAGCTCGCGGGACAACTGAAAGCCGCGGGTCTCATAAAGGACGTCGAACCCGTCGTCAGGATCATCATGGAGCGGGAGGCCCTGGGCAGCACGGGCATAGGCGACGGTGTCGCCATCCCCCACGGCAAGATGAAGGGTTCCGGCGGGGTCCTCGTCGTGTTCGGGCGGTCACGTCAGGGTGTCGATTTCGATGCCGTCGACGAGCAGCCGGTGCACATCTTCTTTCTCGTCCTCGCCCCCGAGGATTCGGCAAGCCTGCACCTGAAGGTCCTGTCGCGGATATCGAAGATCCTCCGCGACCCATCCTTCAGGAAGAAACTGCTCACACTTCCCGATGCCCATTCCCTGTACGAGAGCATCGTGGAAGAGGACGGAAAGCTGTAACGACCCGTTATCAAGGAGGTTTCGGGGGCCCTGGGGTAAAGGGTCCCGTGGAAGAGACATATGAAGGGGATAGAGGTTCAACAGCTTGTAGATGACGAGCTGTACGGATTGGAGCTCGAGGTCCTTGCCGGGAAGAAGGGGCTTACCCGGAAGATCTACAACCCGAGGATCCAGAAGCTCGGCCTCGTCATTACGGGTCACATGGTCTATCTCCATCCCCACAGGGTCCAGATACTGGGGAACATCGAGATCTCCTACCTGAGGTCGCTCACGGAGGCCGAGAGCAGGCGCATCATCAGGGAACTCTGCAAGAACAACGTGGTGTGCTTCATCATCTCCCGGAACCTGAAGGTCCCCGAGTTCTTCGTCGTCTCCGCGGAGGAAAAGGGCATCCCCCTTCTGCGGACAAAGCTCGTCACCTCCATATTCATCGAGAGGATAACGAAACTGCTTGAGGAAAAGCTGGCCCCGTCGACTACCGTCCACGGCGTGCTCATGGACATCCTCGGTGTCGGCGCCCTCATCATGGGAAGGCCCGGCATCGGCAAGAGCGAGAACGCCCTCGAGCTCATCATGCGGGGCCACCGCCTTGTCGTCGATGACGCCGTGCATGTGAAGAAGATCGGGGCCATCGACCTTTACGGCGAGGCGCCGGAGATGATAAAGAGCCTGCTGGAGATACGGGGCGTGGGTATCGTCGATATCCGGCATCTCTTCGGGGTCTCGGCGGTCCTCGACAAGAAGAAGATAGACCTCGTCATCGAGCTCTTCGACTGGGACACCTCCCTCGAGTGCGAGCGCGTGGGTCTCAGGGAAGAGAAGTTCAAGGTGCTCAGCGTTGACCTGCCCTTCGTCAGGATACCCATCAGCTCGGGCAAGAACGTCTCGGCGATCATAGAGCTGGCGTGCCGCAACTTCATCCTCCGCAGGCAGGGCATCAATACCGCCGTGGAGCTGGAGAAAAGGATGCAGAGATCGATGGAAGGCGGGGTGGAATGAAGGACGTCCTCATCGTCAGCGGCATATCAGGCTCGGGGAAGACGACGTTCCTCAGGGCCCTCGAGGATGCGGGTTTCTTCTGTGTCGACAACTTTCCCATCCTTCTGCTCCTCAAGTTCCTGGAGCTTAACCGCGACGAGGGGGAGAAGATCGCGCGGTGCGCCTTCGTCATCGACGTGCGCCTGAGGGACTTCTTCGAGAACGGCCGGGACATTGTGGAAAAGGCCAAGAGCGATTTCGGGGCGAAGGTCCTCTTCCTGGAAAGCTCCGACGAAAGCCTCATACGGAGGTACCGCGAGACGAGGCGGTCCCATCCCCTCTTCGATTCGTCCAACGTCACCGACGCGTTGACCGAGGAGCGCAAGCTGATGGCCTGGCTCAGGGACATGGCCGACCAGGTCATAGACACGACCCATCTGACCCCCCACGAACTGCGCCGTTTGGCACTCGAGAGATATGGTGCCCACGAGCAGCGGATGAAGATCAACATCATGTCCTTCGGATACGCCTTCGGTCTTCCCCTCGAGGCTGACATCGTCCTCGACGTGAGGTTCCTGCCGAACCCCTTTTTCGTGGAAGAGCTCCGGGACCGTACGGGACTCGACGAAGAGGTCCGGGAATTCATCAGATCGCAGGAAGTGTTCAGGAAATATTTCCTTTTTCTTTCAGAGTTTTTGGTGTACCTTATTC encodes the following:
- a CDS encoding PTS sugar transporter subunit IIA, with protein sequence MRLTDILKESSVISDIRGTTKEEILTELAGQLKAAGLIKDVEPVVRIIMEREALGSTGIGDGVAIPHGKMKGSGGVLVVFGRSRQGVDFDAVDEQPVHIFFLVLAPEDSASLHLKVLSRISKILRDPSFRKKLLTLPDAHSLYESIVEEDGKL
- the rapZ gene encoding RNase adapter RapZ; protein product: MKDVLIVSGISGSGKTTFLRALEDAGFFCVDNFPILLLLKFLELNRDEGEKIARCAFVIDVRLRDFFENGRDIVEKAKSDFGAKVLFLESSDESLIRRYRETRRSHPLFDSSNVTDALTEERKLMAWLRDMADQVIDTTHLTPHELRRLALERYGAHEQRMKINIMSFGYAFGLPLEADIVLDVRFLPNPFFVEELRDRTGLDEEVREFIRSQEVFRKYFLFLSEFLVYLIPLFEKEGKSYLTICFGCTGGKHRSVFIAGELAEQLNTMGYSVSTVHRDIEKR
- the raiA gene encoding ribosome-associated translation inhibitor RaiA, which codes for MDITTSFRHIDTSEDVKRYVEDKLSRLQKYVETPLDIHVVISLERKYRQRIDVMFTINGVVINAHEVMDDIYAAIDKILDKLERRLTKYRDKMKEYRESKLKRTAAQPAGEEPAIIVSRTVDAKPMDPEEAVMQLTASGDMFMVFRERERDNVCIVYKRKDGKFSLIETAGKGP
- the hprK gene encoding HPr(Ser) kinase/phosphatase; translated protein: MKGIEVQQLVDDELYGLELEVLAGKKGLTRKIYNPRIQKLGLVITGHMVYLHPHRVQILGNIEISYLRSLTEAESRRIIRELCKNNVVCFIISRNLKVPEFFVVSAEEKGIPLLRTKLVTSIFIERITKLLEEKLAPSTTVHGVLMDILGVGALIMGRPGIGKSENALELIMRGHRLVVDDAVHVKKIGAIDLYGEAPEMIKSLLEIRGVGIVDIRHLFGVSAVLDKKKIDLVIELFDWDTSLECERVGLREEKFKVLSVDLPFVRIPISSGKNVSAIIELACRNFILRRQGINTAVELEKRMQRSMEGGVE